One genomic region from Mastacembelus armatus chromosome 21, fMasArm1.2, whole genome shotgun sequence encodes:
- the tnfaip6 gene encoding tumor necrosis factor-inducible gene 6 protein — MRVFALLWTLGFLLKEAQTWSFKNGIFHNSIWLEQAAGVYHRESRKGRYQLTYKEAKAVCKYEGGKLATYEQLEAARQIGFHVCAAGWFDRGRVGYPIVKAGANCGFGKVGIIDYGYRLNKSEKWDVYCYNPNSKECGGVLTDHQKVIQSPGFPEEYQDDQICYWHIRVRLGQRIRLHFLEFDVEEDSGCMADYLEVYDSYDDISGFAGRFCGNDLPDDIFSTGNVMTLKFLSDASVIAGGFQLKYTAFNAAVFSQNYTHYLH; from the exons ATGCGCGTCTTCGCTCTGCTCTGGACACTCGGCTTCCTGCTGAAAGAAGCGCAGACATGGAGCTTCAAAAACGGAATATTTCATAACTCGATATGGCTGG AACAGGCAGCTGGAGTTTACCACCGAGAATCACGCAAAGGGAGATACCAGCTGACGTACAAAGAGGCCAAGGCTGTCTGCAAATACGAGGGGGGGAAACTGGCCACTTACGAACAACTGGAGGCAGCCCGTCAAATAG GTTTCCATGTGTGCGCAGCTGGATGGTTCGACAGAGGACGGGTCGGTTACCCCATTGTCAAAGCTGGTGCCAACTGCGGTTTCGGGAAGGTCGGCATCATTGACTACGGATACAGGCTGAACAAAAGTGAGAAATGGGATGTGTACTGCTACAACCCGAACT CCAAAGAGTGTGGTGGCGTGTTGACAGATCACCAGAAGGTCATCCAGTCTCCGGGCTTCCCTGAGGAATACCAGGACGACCAGATCTGCTACTGGCACATCCGTGTCCGTCTGGGCCAGAGGATCCGCCTCCACTTCCTGGAGTTTGACGTGGAGGAGGACTCAGGGTGCATGGCAGATTACCTGGAGGTGTACGACAGCTACGACGACATCTCAGGCTTTGCTGGGAG ATTCTGCGGCAATGACTTACCTGATGATATCTTCAGTACAG GAAACGTGATGACGCTGAAGTTCCTCTCAGATGCTTCAGTTATCGCTGGGGGCTTCCAGTTAAAATATACTGCGTTTAATGCAGCTGTGTTTTCGCAGAATTATACCCACTATCTTCATTGA